The Buchnera aphidicola (Chaitophorus sp. 3695) genomic sequence AATTAGGTTTTGCTGTGCCAACATTTAATTCTTTATAAATTAAACCAGAATCTACACTAATTAGATCAATAGGTAAAATTTGAGTTAATTTTATAGCAAATTTAGTTTTATTAGAAGTAGTTGGACCCATTAGAAAAATTATTTTTTTTTTTTTATGCATATATTTCTTATTTTTTAAAATTATAAAAATAAATTTATTATAAAAAATAAAAATCTCATTTTTTATTTAATTTATAAAAATTTATTAATGCATTTGTAGAAGAATCATATTTTTTAGTTAATTTTTTTTTTTTTAATTCATTTAAAATATTATTAGCTGCAGATTTCCCTAATTCAACTCCCCATTGATCAAAACTAAATATATTCATTATTACACCTTGTGTAAAAACTTTATGCTCATATAAAGACATTAAAATACCTAAAGTATAAGGAGTAATTTTATCTAATAAAAAAGAATTAGTTGGTTGATTTCCATGACATAATTTATAAATATTTATATCATTATTTAAATCACTTATATATTGGAACGTATTTTTTTCTAAATTATTATCTTTTAGAATTTCTTTTATAGATTTTCCGAAAGCTAACGATTTCGTTTGCGCAAAGAAATGTGATAATAACTTTATATGATGATTATTAATTTGATTATGAGTATTGATAGGAATAATAAAATCTGAAGGAATTAATTTTGTACCTTGATGTAATAATTGATAAAAAGAATGCTGTCCATTACTTCCAGGTTCTCCCCAAATAATTGATCCAGTTTGCCAGGATACAATATTTTTATTACGATCTATATTTTTTCCATTAGATTCCATATTTGTTTGTTGTAAATATGTAGAAAATTTATACATATATTGATCATATACAAATATCGCTTCTGTTTGAGCATTAAAAAAATTATTATACCATATACTAATTAAACCTAATAATACTGGAATATTTTTTTTTAAAGGAGTATTTAAAAAATGTTCATCCATTACATCAGCTCCTTTTAAAAATAAAGAAAAATTTTTATATCCAATAGATAAAGCAATAGACAAACCTACAGCTGACCACACAGAATATCTTCCACCTACCCAATCCCATATAGGAAAAAAATTTTCTTCTAAAATACCGAATTTTAATACTTCATTTTTATTCATAGATATAGCAAAAAAATGTTTAGACATATCAGATTCTAAAACTTTATTTTGATTTAAAAATAACTTTTTAATTGTATTAGCATTTGTTATAGTTTCTTGTGTAGTAAAAGTTTTGGAAGAAATTAAAAAAATTGTTGTACTCATATCTATTTTTTTTAAAGTTTCTATTACATGAGTTCCATCAAGATTTGAAATAAAATGCATATTTAAATGATTTTTATAAGGTTTTAATGCTTCAGTAACCATAAAAGGACCTAAATCTGATCCACCAATACCAATATTTACTACATCTGTAATAGACTTATCACTGTAACCTTTCCATTTTTTATTAATGACAGCATCTGAAAATAATTTAATTTTTTTTAAAACATTTTTTATTTCTAATGAAATATTTTTTTTATTTAAAATAATATTTTTTCTATGAAAATTTCTTAAAGCAGTATGTAAAACTGGTTTATTCTCTGTAAAATTAATTTTTTTACCTTCAAACATAGATAAAATAGAATCTTTTAAATTAAATTCTTGTGCTAAATTTAATAAATAAGACATAGTTTTAGTAGTTAATCTATTTTTAGAATAATCAAACAAAATTATATCTTTAAAATTTAAAGAAAATTTTTCAAAACGATTAGAATCATTCTGAAATAAATCTTTTAAATGGATATCTTTTATTTTTAAATAATGTTTTTTTAAATCTTTCCAAGATTTAGTAGTCGTAGGATTTAAACTTTTCATAATTTGTCTCATATTGCAATTTTTTAAAATAATAAAATTTTAAAAATATAGTAATTTTAAATAAATATATATCTATAAAAATAAAATATAAATAATATACTAATTTTATAAAATAAATTTTTAAAAAAATCTTTTTCATCTTATTATATTATATATCTAATATTTTACTTAAATAATTTTTAAAAAAATATGAATATTAAAAATAATTACGCAAGAAATTTAATTTGGGTTGACCTAGAAATGACAGGTTTATGTCATTTAAAAAATCGTATTTTAGAAATTGCAGTAATAATTACAGATTCTAATTTAAATGTTTTAAAAATAGGTCCAGTAATTAGTATTTATCAACCTAAAAAAATTTTAGAAAGAATGAACAATTGGAACAAAAGAACTCACAATAAAACCGGACTGATTCAAAAAGTTGTTTATAGTCAATATGATGAAAAAAAAACTGAAATAGAAATTCTTCAATTTTTAAAAAAATGGGTTCCAATAAATCAATCTCCTATATGTGGAAATACTGTTTGGAAAGATCGAGAATTTTTAAAAAAATATATGCCAAAATTAGAATCATATTTTCATTATCGAAATATCGATGTAAGTACTATAAAAGAACTCTGTTCAAGATGGAATCAAAATTCATTTAAAAAATTTAATAAAGCTAATAAACATTCTGCATTATATGATATTCAAGAATCTATTTTAGAACTCAGATATTATAAAAAAAATTTTTTTAATATAAAGAATCCAATCTAAAAAATTATGTCTTTTATAGAAAACTTGAAAATATAATTTATATAAGATATAATTATAAGTATATTTAAAAA encodes the following:
- the orn gene encoding oligoribonuclease — translated: MNIKNNYARNLIWVDLEMTGLCHLKNRILEIAVIITDSNLNVLKIGPVISIYQPKKILERMNNWNKRTHNKTGLIQKVVYSQYDEKKTEIEILQFLKKWVPINQSPICGNTVWKDREFLKKYMPKLESYFHYRNIDVSTIKELCSRWNQNSFKKFNKANKHSALYDIQESILELRYYKKNFFNIKNPI
- the pgi gene encoding glucose-6-phosphate isomerase, with amino-acid sequence MKSLNPTTTKSWKDLKKHYLKIKDIHLKDLFQNDSNRFEKFSLNFKDIILFDYSKNRLTTKTMSYLLNLAQEFNLKDSILSMFEGKKINFTENKPVLHTALRNFHRKNIILNKKNISLEIKNVLKKIKLFSDAVINKKWKGYSDKSITDVVNIGIGGSDLGPFMVTEALKPYKNHLNMHFISNLDGTHVIETLKKIDMSTTIFLISSKTFTTQETITNANTIKKLFLNQNKVLESDMSKHFFAISMNKNEVLKFGILEENFFPIWDWVGGRYSVWSAVGLSIALSIGYKNFSLFLKGADVMDEHFLNTPLKKNIPVLLGLISIWYNNFFNAQTEAIFVYDQYMYKFSTYLQQTNMESNGKNIDRNKNIVSWQTGSIIWGEPGSNGQHSFYQLLHQGTKLIPSDFIIPINTHNQINNHHIKLLSHFFAQTKSLAFGKSIKEILKDNNLEKNTFQYISDLNNDINIYKLCHGNQPTNSFLLDKITPYTLGILMSLYEHKVFTQGVIMNIFSFDQWGVELGKSAANNILNELKKKKLTKKYDSSTNALINFYKLNKK